In the Helicobacter typhlonius genome, one interval contains:
- a CDS encoding LTA synthase family protein, with protein sequence MEAKWFEKLLVKSIIFSLFLFVLFFVMKLFFVLYIGVYHNAIGEGVGFGEYIDTFINGLRYDSRSIAAFSIAYFLLGILFFWTRARWFVLLFYAICVVLLTLFVGISEVVFYQIFDDVFNVNLLGLIFDDRKAIFHTGISGQYNITSKVILWLVFAAIFIYFYVRIFGKVTREYGYDPLSSIHSRSTRKESTIATIFLFVIFALLMMFSINSAFSFKGASLDQVIKPVEDSFLRKISPGAFRNLYLVYRGYARILNSHFSDYTSQSPLEVVREYFELDDKKESYDLKELLAKKVTNMSEKKIDHIFYIVAESLSEWHFDKEFDDIHLTSGLKSLLNDEHGVKIGVFLQNAGSTIKSLDVQLTGLFQTEIPVNSILGTLQPFMTAPGVIMKDLGYRTNFYYGGSGIWQKLDQYTATQGFDNMFYNTNVINNAKLNDYSAPYEGLWGAYDHYLYTFVRDEVFKYRGMPSFNMILTTSNHPPYDVPLEQFDVPLDEIRQFLAKQNYNKQDARLFGHIWYQDKQILHFIQEISRVLPDSIFIITGDHYDREYPKTASHKVSNTIPLIIYSPVLEITKNTNIGSHIDITPSILELIAPHNYTYHSFGTPLVSNNNIIALSEKNTAQGYFAVATDRYIYTKDDVIEYFHSVATYEDDKQNAQNLYKRAQQATALSWWILKNGYVIKDSE encoded by the coding sequence ATGGAAGCAAAGTGGTTTGAAAAGCTGCTTGTGAAGTCAATCATTTTTAGTTTATTTTTGTTTGTGCTGTTTTTTGTGATGAAGCTGTTTTTTGTCCTCTATATCGGCGTGTATCATAATGCTATAGGCGAGGGGGTGGGCTTTGGCGAATATATCGATACTTTTATTAATGGGCTGCGCTATGATTCAAGGAGTATCGCGGCTTTTAGTATTGCGTATTTTCTTCTTGGAATCTTATTTTTTTGGACAAGGGCGCGGTGGTTTGTGCTACTTTTTTATGCGATTTGTGTCGTGCTTTTGACGCTTTTTGTGGGGATAAGCGAAGTTGTCTTTTATCAAATTTTTGATGATGTTTTTAATGTGAATTTGCTTGGCTTAATCTTTGATGATAGAAAGGCAATTTTTCATACCGGCATAAGCGGACAATACAATATTACTTCAAAAGTGATTTTATGGCTTGTGTTCGCCGCGATTTTCATATATTTTTATGTGAGGATTTTTGGCAAGGTTACGCGTGAGTATGGCTATGACCCCTTAAGCTCCATTCACTCGCGTTCCACACGCAAAGAATCTACTATCGCCACCATATTTTTATTTGTCATTTTTGCACTTTTGATGATGTTTTCTATCAACTCTGCCTTTAGTTTCAAGGGTGCTAGTTTAGACCAAGTGATTAAGCCAGTGGAAGATTCATTTTTGCGTAAAATCTCACCCGGTGCATTTCGCAATCTCTACCTTGTATATAGAGGCTACGCGAGAATCTTAAACTCTCACTTTAGCGACTACACCTCGCAAAGTCCGCTTGAAGTCGTGCGAGAATATTTTGAGCTTGATGACAAAAAAGAATCCTATGATTTAAAAGAATTATTGGCAAAAAAAGTAACAAATATGAGTGAAAAGAAAATCGACCATATATTCTATATAGTGGCTGAATCATTGAGTGAGTGGCATTTTGATAAAGAATTTGACGATATTCATCTCACCTCTGGGTTGAAGTCTTTACTTAATGATGAGCACGGGGTAAAAATTGGTGTATTTTTGCAAAATGCAGGTTCGACAATCAAAAGCCTCGATGTGCAACTCACGGGATTATTTCAAACAGAAATACCGGTAAATTCTATTTTAGGCACTCTGCAGCCCTTTATGACTGCACCGGGTGTGATTATGAAAGATTTAGGTTATAGGACAAATTTTTACTATGGTGGCAGCGGTATTTGGCAAAAGCTTGACCAATACACTGCGACACAGGGCTTTGATAATATGTTTTATAACACTAATGTTATAAATAATGCAAAACTTAATGACTACTCTGCGCCTTATGAGGGATTATGGGGTGCGTATGATCATTATCTTTACACTTTTGTGCGTGATGAGGTTTTTAAATATAGAGGTATGCCTAGCTTTAATATGATTTTGACAACTTCAAATCACCCGCCCTATGATGTGCCACTCGAGCAGTTTGATGTTCCACTTGATGAGATTAGACAATTTCTCGCAAAGCAGAATTACAATAAGCAAGATGCGCGGCTTTTCGGGCATATTTGGTATCAAGATAAGCAGATTTTACATTTTATACAGGAAATATCACGTGTGTTGCCAGATTCTATTTTTATCATCACAGGCGATCATTACGATAGGGAATATCCAAAAACAGCTTCGCATAAGGTAAGCAATACAATCCCGCTTATCATCTATTCGCCGGTGCTTGAGATTACCAAAAATACAAATATCGGCTCACATATTGATATTACACCAAGTATTTTGGAGCTCATAGCACCGCATAATTACACATATCATAGCTTTGGCACACCACTTGTGAGTAATAATAATATTATCGCATTGAGTGAGAAAAATACCGCGCAGGGTTATTTTGCAGTCGCCACAGATAGATATATTTACACGAAAGATGATGTGATAGAGTATTTTCACAGCGTGGCGACTTATGAGGACGATAAACAAAATGCGCAAAATCTCTACAAGAGGGCGCAACAAGCCACTGCACTAAGTTGGTGGATTCTAAAAAATGGATATGTGATTAAAGATAGTGAGTAA
- a CDS encoding pyridoxal phosphate-dependent aminotransferase — protein MEKSIYARRVELLQESTTIAISTLARELKASGKDVLSFSAGEPDFDTPEVIKNEAIRALKSGFTKYTAVAGIPELREAIKEKLMRENNLSYETSEILVSNGAKHSLFNVFQALVDNGDEVIIPSPYWVTYPELVTFSGGKPLIVQTTQKNDFKITPKQLQNAITDKTKMFVLNTPSNPSGMVYTKDELKELAEVLKGTNVWVVSDEMYEKLVYGVEFASAAAISEDMNKRTITINGLSKSVAMTGWRIGYLACKDKKLIKLMDNLQSQCTSNINSITQKAAILALKGEADADIEDMRKAFEERMNFVVDSINNIQNLSALKPQGAFYLFINISALPKYGKDSMNFCKALLQEQGVALVPGSAFGMEGFARLSFACSLEQLKEGVERISHFVKSLL, from the coding sequence ATGGAAAAATCAATTTATGCAAGACGAGTAGAACTTCTACAAGAATCTACGACAATCGCTATTAGCACACTTGCACGTGAACTAAAGGCATCAGGTAAAGATGTGCTAAGTTTTTCGGCAGGTGAGCCAGACTTTGATACGCCAGAGGTGATAAAAAATGAGGCGATTAGAGCATTAAAGAGTGGATTCACAAAATACACTGCCGTGGCGGGGATTCCGGAGTTGCGTGAGGCGATTAAAGAAAAGCTAATGCGTGAAAATAATCTATCCTACGAAACGAGTGAAATACTTGTGAGTAATGGTGCAAAACACTCGCTTTTTAATGTATTTCAGGCATTAGTAGATAATGGTGATGAGGTGATTATCCCCTCTCCGTATTGGGTAACTTACCCCGAGCTTGTAACTTTTAGTGGTGGGAAGCCTCTCATTGTGCAAACAACGCAAAAAAATGATTTTAAAATCACACCAAAACAACTCCAAAATGCTATAACTGATAAAACAAAAATGTTTGTGCTCAATACACCCTCAAACCCTAGTGGTATGGTCTATACCAAAGATGAGCTAAAGGAATTGGCGGAGGTGCTTAAAGGCACAAATGTGTGGGTGGTGAGTGATGAAATGTATGAAAAGCTCGTGTATGGAGTGGAGTTTGCCTCTGCGGCTGCGATTAGCGAAGATATGAATAAGCGCACGATTACCATTAATGGTTTAAGTAAGTCTGTGGCGATGACAGGGTGGCGCATAGGCTATCTTGCTTGTAAGGATAAAAAGCTTATCAAGCTTATGGATAATCTCCAAAGTCAATGCACTTCTAATATTAACTCTATCACACAAAAGGCGGCGATTCTAGCCCTCAAAGGCGAGGCAGACGCTGATATAGAGGATATGCGCAAGGCATTTGAAGAGCGTATGAATTTTGTCGTAGATTCTATTAATAATATACAGAATCTTAGCGCACTTAAGCCTCAAGGTGCATTTTATCTCTTTATCAATATTTCTGCATTGCCCAAATATGGCAAAGATTCTATGAATTTCTGTAAGGCTTTATTGCAAGAGCAGGGTGTAGCACTCGTGCCGGGCTCGGCTTTTGGTATGGAAGGATTTGCGCGTTTATCTTTTGCGTGTTCTCTCGAGCAGCTCAAAGAGGGAGTGGAGCGCATTTCACACTTTGTAAAATCACTTTTATAA
- a CDS encoding CvpA family protein, with the protein MDTLSYIDIGILVLLILLSIKGIWQGIIRGLASFLGILLGIFFASRFYTDAGEWFAHTIYDFNSTDLNALVGFVILITLIWSVFLLVGEIIFRVLHFTPLAVLDRAFGLAFGFCKAFLLLSIVVFGISQIGWLKNFSQNIEQNSSIFPLMKNLAVHIMNLDEVQEVAKNLQSPQKNIEATINEQIDKVKEPIENVKNEAKNITQEIKEGAQNLQEQINSH; encoded by the coding sequence ATGGATACATTAAGCTATATTGACATAGGAATTTTAGTTTTGCTTATTTTGCTCTCTATCAAGGGCATTTGGCAGGGCATTATTAGAGGGTTGGCTAGTTTTTTAGGCATCTTGCTTGGGATATTTTTTGCTTCAAGATTCTATACAGATGCGGGCGAGTGGTTTGCTCATACAATCTATGATTTCAACTCCACAGATCTAAATGCCCTTGTCGGCTTTGTTATTCTCATCACGCTCATTTGGTCTGTATTTTTGCTTGTGGGCGAAATCATATTTCGTGTGCTACACTTCACGCCTCTAGCCGTGCTTGATAGGGCTTTTGGCTTGGCTTTTGGATTCTGTAAGGCGTTTTTGCTCCTCTCTATCGTTGTCTTTGGTATCTCACAGATTGGTTGGCTCAAAAACTTTTCCCAAAATATTGAGCAAAATAGCTCCATTTTTCCCCTAATGAAGAATCTCGCTGTGCATATTATGAATCTTGATGAAGTGCAAGAGGTAGCAAAGAATTTACAATCTCCACAAAAGAATATAGAAGCAACCATTAACGAACAAATCGATAAAGTAAAAGAGCCAATAGAGAATGTAAAAAATGAGGCGAAAAACATCACACAGGAAATAAAAGAGGGCGCACAAAATCTGCAAGAGCAGATAAATTCTCATTAA
- a CDS encoding sialidase family protein, which yields MRQYKKHIVFALLLCLCATWSILSDKSPSGFIDLSRYNLIIPQDRLNEADSITYFDVLNAQPQAHASAIVNVSQVSDADFMLLYFAGSREGARDVGIYQSFFYMDKNDSSIESRKNADSQSLSIPHTENTDSVAASWHLDSKSVGHWSEPQLLLSAPMLSNLSGKFIKKLGNPVSFVDTQGRVHLFVVGVSMGGWATSKIYWLQLESTPYNGVDSHIKISQSKALHDVDSKTHIDLNLHSQKASQHNNLRHLRYIKELHLSPFLNFSHLVRTPPMLKSDGGFILPIYHELLSKYPLLLDFSSALTLQSSMRPTYLQSQLQPSFVPLDLHSSVGVYRNHKAYENTLFVSECGVKCAEAKPSNLKNYDSSSVLFNALDSVFLLHNQPNVQGGNNRAELWLYELKKESLLDAKIIFVPVLLLDTLPQNEVSYPSVAINDEFVHIAYTYGRKHIRSALLPKSVLKTLSFQSALEQWDMDKIHKMRVNRKIQENLYRIDNMQNEIQRELYRAKEYLLEMQDGKIHTDNTSSADELNELNIDSKSHTGFETSFLHDTSFVCRSCA from the coding sequence GTGCGACAATATAAAAAACATATCGTTTTTGCCCTGCTTTTATGCCTGTGTGCTACTTGGAGCATTCTTAGCGATAAGTCGCCTAGTGGGTTTATTGATTTGTCGCGCTATAATCTTATAATACCGCAAGATAGACTAAATGAAGCAGATTCTATTACTTATTTTGATGTGCTAAATGCACAGCCTCAAGCACACGCGAGTGCGATAGTGAATGTCTCGCAAGTGAGTGATGCAGACTTTATGCTTTTGTATTTTGCCGGGAGTAGGGAGGGTGCGCGAGATGTAGGGATTTACCAAAGTTTTTTTTATATGGATAAAAATGACTCAAGCATAGAATCTCGTAAGAATGCAGATTCTCAATCCCTCTCAATCCCACATACTGAAAATACAGATTCTGTTGCTGCGAGTTGGCACTTAGATTCTAAATCAGTGGGGCATTGGAGTGAGCCGCAGCTCCTGCTAAGCGCGCCTATGCTTTCGAACCTAAGCGGAAAGTTTATCAAAAAACTAGGCAATCCCGTAAGCTTTGTAGATACGCAGGGCAGGGTGCATTTATTTGTCGTGGGCGTGAGTATGGGTGGCTGGGCGACAAGCAAAATCTATTGGTTGCAATTAGAATCTACTCCTTATAATGGCGTAGATTCACACATTAAGATTTCACAGAGCAAAGCCTTGCACGATGTAGATTCTAAAACTCATATAGATTTGAATCTTCACTCACAAAAAGCCTCGCAACATAACAACTTGCGCCATTTGCGTTATATCAAAGAGCTACATTTAAGCCCATTTTTGAATTTCTCTCATCTCGTGCGCACACCACCTATGCTTAAAAGTGATGGGGGATTTATCCTGCCAATCTATCACGAGCTATTAAGCAAATATCCACTCTTGCTTGATTTTAGCTCAGCACTCACGCTTCAATCTTCTATGCGCCCTACCTATCTTCAATCACAGCTTCAGCCAAGCTTTGTGCCGCTAGATTTACATTCAAGCGTTGGTGTTTATCGCAATCACAAAGCCTATGAAAATACACTTTTTGTGAGCGAATGTGGTGTAAAGTGTGCGGAGGCAAAGCCGAGCAATCTCAAAAATTATGATTCCTCCTCTGTGCTTTTTAATGCACTTGATTCGGTGTTTTTGCTTCATAATCAGCCAAATGTGCAGGGGGGTAATAATCGCGCAGAGCTGTGGCTATATGAACTTAAAAAAGAAAGTCTGTTAGATGCTAAAATTATCTTTGTGCCCGTGCTTTTGCTCGATACTCTACCTCAAAATGAAGTCTCCTATCCTAGCGTGGCTATCAATGACGAGTTTGTGCATATTGCTTATACCTATGGGCGCAAACACATAAGAAGTGCGCTGTTGCCAAAATCTGTGCTTAAAACTCTTTCATTTCAAAGTGCGCTCGAGCAGTGGGATATGGATAAGATTCACAAAATGCGTGTTAATCGTAAAATACAAGAGAATCTGTATAGAATCGATAATATGCAGAATGAAATTCAACGCGAGCTTTACAGGGCAAAAGAGTATTTACTTGAGATGCAAGATGGCAAGATTCACACAGATAATACGAGTAGTGCTGATGAATTAAATGAGCTAAATATAGATTCAAAATCTCACACAGGATTTGAAACGAGCTTTTTGCACGATACAAGTTTTGTGTGTAGGAGTTGTGCGTGA
- the mqnP gene encoding menaquinone biosynthesis prenyltransferase MqnP: MFRTFKMQLKSFSDLVAFEHTIFSSSFILIAMVVASMQMYGIPWCGWGTLLLCTLALISARNFAMGFNRLKDRDIDILNARTKARPSVDGRISLAWLIIFNVFNALLFVCVSYFINNLAFYLCVPFLAILAFYSYTKRFSAIAHWVLGVCLGLAPIAGVIAIMGEITLWSVLLSAGVLFWVAGFDLLYSLQDMEFDKANDLHSIPAYFGVRVTLWISRCCHLFAVGFWAGFVYVAELHIIAQIGVCLAAMILCYEQYLVSVHLKNIPKAFFVTNGYLGIMLFLCILADSIGVVYGY; this comes from the coding sequence ATGTTTAGAACCTTTAAAATGCAATTAAAAAGTTTTAGCGATCTTGTAGCGTTTGAACATACGATTTTTTCAAGTAGTTTTATTCTTATCGCAATGGTCGTGGCAAGTATGCAAATGTATGGGATTCCGTGGTGCGGGTGGGGGACACTCCTGCTGTGTACTTTGGCACTTATTAGTGCGAGAAATTTTGCTATGGGGTTTAATCGCCTCAAAGATAGGGATATTGATATCTTAAACGCACGCACAAAGGCTCGTCCTAGCGTTGATGGGCGCATTAGTTTAGCGTGGCTCATTATCTTTAATGTCTTTAACGCACTCCTTTTTGTGTGTGTTTCTTATTTTATCAACAATCTTGCATTTTACCTTTGTGTGCCATTTTTAGCAATTTTGGCATTTTATTCTTATACCAAACGTTTTAGTGCCATAGCGCATTGGGTGCTTGGCGTGTGCTTAGGATTAGCCCCCATTGCTGGAGTCATTGCGATTATGGGTGAGATTACACTTTGGAGTGTGCTTTTATCTGCTGGTGTGCTTTTTTGGGTGGCTGGATTTGATTTACTTTATTCATTACAGGATATGGAATTTGATAAGGCAAATGATCTCCATTCAATCCCTGCGTATTTTGGTGTAAGGGTTACCTTGTGGATTTCAAGATGCTGTCATTTATTTGCAGTGGGATTTTGGGCAGGTTTTGTATATGTGGCAGAGCTTCATATCATTGCGCAAATTGGCGTTTGTCTCGCTGCTATGATTCTATGCTATGAGCAGTATTTAGTGAGTGTGCATTTGAAAAATATCCCTAAAGCTTTCTTTGTAACTAATGGTTATTTGGGTATTATGCTCTTTTTATGTATTTTGGCAGATTCAATAGGGGTTGTGTATGGATATTAA